A region of Armatimonadota bacterium DNA encodes the following proteins:
- a CDS encoding alcohol dehydrogenase catalytic domain-containing protein, giving the protein MKRDSVLAAVTRAPGQVVLQEFPRPELGPEDLLLRVELCGICGSDLHIFEGDRPRPYPMIQGHEFVGTVAAAGERARARNQVDVGDRVTVEVLVPCQSCPWCRAGTYNLCLANRTEGWMYGCNISCERPPHLWGAWAQYLYVPARALVHRLPDGIPWERAVLAEPLSVSVRAVHLSPVRVGEPAVVIGSGPIGLLTALVANLAGARPVILIGRREERLRLAQKLGATVVIHEQEEDPVGAVHRLTEGGAPVVFEAAGTTQSQQAAFACARPGGTVTLLGLTGAQPVSLALDRVIVTREVRVQGSAMGAQAYPATLEILAGTGFPLEALVTHRFPLSQVEQALHTVRGRGGGCVKAVIAPWDPA; this is encoded by the coding sequence TTGAAGCGTGATTCCGTACTGGCGGCCGTGACCCGTGCTCCCGGGCAGGTGGTGCTCCAGGAATTTCCGCGCCCTGAGCTCGGACCGGAGGACCTCTTGCTGCGGGTGGAACTGTGCGGGATCTGCGGCTCGGATCTGCACATCTTCGAGGGAGATCGGCCCCGGCCCTATCCCATGATCCAGGGGCACGAGTTCGTGGGCACCGTGGCCGCGGCGGGGGAGCGGGCCCGAGCCCGAAACCAGGTGGACGTGGGAGACCGGGTGACCGTGGAAGTGCTCGTCCCCTGCCAGAGCTGTCCCTGGTGTCGGGCAGGAACCTACAACCTGTGCCTTGCGAACCGCACGGAAGGCTGGATGTACGGGTGCAACATCAGCTGCGAGCGCCCCCCGCACCTGTGGGGGGCGTGGGCGCAGTACCTCTACGTGCCCGCCCGGGCCCTGGTCCACCGTCTTCCGGACGGGATCCCGTGGGAGCGGGCGGTGCTGGCCGAACCGCTGTCCGTGTCCGTACGGGCCGTGCATCTGAGCCCCGTGCGGGTGGGCGAGCCCGCGGTGGTGATTGGAAGCGGTCCCATCGGCCTACTGACCGCGCTGGTGGCGAATCTCGCGGGCGCACGGCCCGTGATCCTGATAGGACGCCGGGAGGAGCGGCTGCGGCTCGCGCAGAAGCTCGGGGCCACCGTGGTGATCCACGAGCAGGAGGAGGATCCCGTGGGGGCGGTGCACCGCCTCACGGAAGGGGGAGCCCCCGTGGTCTTCGAGGCCGCGGGCACCACACAGAGCCAGCAGGCGGCCTTCGCGTGCGCTCGGCCCGGCGGCACCGTGACCCTGCTGGGCCTCACGGGTGCGCAGCCCGTTTCGCTGGCCCTAGACCGGGTGATCGTCACCCGGGAGGTGCGGGTTCAGGGATCCGCCATGGGTGCCCAGGCGTACCCCGCCACTCTGGAGATCCTCGCGGGAACCGGATTCCCGCTTGAGGCCCTGGTGACCCACCGGTTCCCCCTCTCCCAGGTGGAGCAGGCCCTGCACACCGTCCGCGGCCGCGGAGGAGGATGCGTCAAGGCGGTGATCGCCCCCTGGGATCCTGCTTGA
- a CDS encoding formate--tetrahydrofolate ligase has product MAQPLPCTLQELSEELGILEEELLPYGRDKAKIRVEALERLRDRPEGSLVLVTGINPTPAGEGKTTTAIGLGDALRRLGIRSAVTLREPSLGPCFGVKGGAAGGGRAQLVPADDINLHFTGDFHAVAAAHNLIAAVVDNALYFQTIPGLAPHRVHWRRVVDMNDRALRQVVVGLGGGTHGVARETGFDITSASEIMAILCLAQSRADLRERVARVVVGEREDERVVTVGDLGVAGSVAALLKDAIHPNLVQTLEGTPTFVHGGPFANIAHGCNSILATRLALKCAEVVVTEAGFGSDLGAEKFVHIKCRTGNLRPAVGVLVASVRALRIHGGAGRNYEEPNPAAVERGLVNLDKHVENLRSFGIPPVVSLNVFASDTQEELALVVRRCQELQVPVAQFRGWDLGGEGGLELAEAVRGVLQHNAVPSAPRFLYELEWPFQRKLEAIARTVYGADGVECTARARNKMSRYEALGYGNLPVCVAKTQYSLSDDPEKVGRPTGFVITVRDVRLSAGAGFLVALAGDIMTMPGLPRRPTAERISLDDQGRVVGLT; this is encoded by the coding sequence ATGGCGCAGCCGCTTCCGTGCACGCTCCAAGAACTCTCAGAAGAGCTGGGTATCCTGGAGGAGGAGCTCCTGCCGTACGGTCGGGACAAGGCGAAGATCCGGGTGGAGGCCCTGGAGCGGCTCCGGGACCGCCCGGAGGGATCCCTGGTCCTCGTGACGGGCATCAACCCGACCCCCGCGGGAGAGGGGAAGACCACCACCGCCATCGGCCTCGGAGACGCCCTGCGGCGTTTGGGGATCCGATCGGCGGTCACCCTCCGGGAGCCCTCCCTGGGGCCGTGCTTCGGGGTGAAGGGAGGGGCCGCGGGAGGAGGACGCGCGCAGCTCGTCCCCGCCGACGACATCAACCTGCACTTCACGGGCGATTTCCACGCGGTAGCCGCGGCCCACAACCTCATCGCCGCGGTGGTAGACAACGCCCTCTACTTCCAGACCATCCCGGGGCTCGCGCCGCACCGGGTCCACTGGCGGCGGGTGGTGGACATGAACGACCGGGCCCTGCGCCAGGTCGTGGTGGGACTGGGGGGAGGCACGCACGGGGTTGCGCGGGAGACGGGCTTTGACATCACGAGCGCCAGCGAGATCATGGCCATCCTGTGCCTAGCCCAGAGCCGGGCGGACCTGCGGGAGCGGGTGGCGCGCGTCGTGGTCGGGGAGCGGGAGGACGAGAGGGTGGTGACCGTAGGGGATTTGGGAGTGGCGGGCTCCGTGGCCGCCCTCCTCAAGGACGCCATCCACCCGAATCTGGTACAGACCCTGGAGGGAACGCCCACCTTCGTACACGGGGGGCCCTTCGCGAACATCGCGCACGGCTGCAACAGCATCCTCGCCACGCGCCTGGCCCTGAAGTGCGCGGAGGTGGTGGTGACGGAGGCGGGGTTTGGCTCAGATCTCGGCGCGGAGAAGTTCGTGCACATCAAGTGCCGCACGGGGAACCTCCGGCCCGCAGTGGGGGTCCTCGTAGCCTCCGTGCGGGCCCTCCGGATCCATGGAGGCGCGGGCCGGAACTACGAGGAGCCGAACCCCGCGGCGGTGGAGCGGGGACTGGTGAATCTGGACAAGCACGTGGAGAACCTCCGATCCTTTGGAATCCCGCCCGTGGTCTCCCTCAACGTCTTCGCTTCGGACACCCAGGAGGAGCTCGCCCTCGTGGTGCGGCGGTGCCAGGAACTCCAGGTCCCCGTGGCCCAGTTCCGGGGCTGGGATCTGGGAGGGGAAGGGGGACTGGAGCTGGCGGAGGCGGTGCGGGGCGTGCTGCAGCACAACGCCGTGCCGTCCGCGCCACGCTTCCTGTATGAGCTCGAATGGCCCTTCCAGCGGAAGCTGGAGGCCATCGCCCGCACCGTGTACGGGGCGGACGGAGTCGAGTGCACGGCCCGTGCCCGGAACAAGATGTCCCGGTACGAGGCCCTGGGCTACGGCAACCTCCCGGTGTGCGTGGCCAAGACCCAGTACTCCCTCTCGGACGATCCCGAAAAGGTGGGAAGACCCACGGGGTTTGTCATCACCGTCCGGGATGTGCGGCTTTCCGCGGGAGCAGGGTTCCTCGTAGCCCTCGCAGGGGACATCATGACCATGCCGGGGCTCCCGCGACGGCCGACTGCGGAACGGATCTCCCTGGACGACCAAGGGCGGGTGGTGGGCCTCACCTAG
- a CDS encoding elongation factor P gives MVAASELRSGMVIRLEGELFKVITASYHAGGGQMGGVTHAKLRNTRTGAIREVRFRADELVEDVQTARRIMQVLYQDGEATHFMDTETFDQISIHNARLGPTAAYLREGMTVPVEFSEGEPVGVVFPDVVEVQVVETAPPSRAIGTENVWKEAKLDNGLVILVPPFIAPGEWIRVEVETASYVERAKRKTRGER, from the coding sequence ATGGTGGCGGCGTCCGAGCTGCGATCCGGTATGGTGATCCGGCTGGAGGGAGAGCTGTTCAAGGTGATCACCGCCTCCTACCACGCGGGCGGCGGGCAGATGGGGGGGGTGACCCACGCCAAGCTGCGCAACACCCGCACGGGAGCCATCCGGGAGGTCCGGTTCCGGGCGGACGAGCTCGTGGAGGATGTGCAGACCGCCCGCCGCATCATGCAGGTGCTCTACCAGGATGGGGAGGCCACGCACTTCATGGACACGGAGACCTTCGATCAGATCAGCATCCACAACGCCCGCCTGGGGCCTACCGCCGCCTATCTGCGGGAGGGGATGACCGTCCCCGTAGAGTTCTCCGAGGGGGAACCCGTGGGCGTGGTGTTCCCGGACGTGGTGGAAGTCCAGGTGGTGGAAACCGCACCGCCCAGCCGAGCCATCGGCACGGAGAACGTGTGGAAGGAGGCCAAGCTGGACAACGGCCTCGTGATCCTGGTTCCGCCCTTCATCGCGCCCGGGGAGTGGATCCGGGTGGAGGTGGAGACCGCCAGCTACGTGGAGCGGGCGAAGCGCAAGACCCGCGGCGAAAGGTAG
- a CDS encoding prepilin-type N-terminal cleavage/methylation domain-containing protein: MRVREAGLTLVELLVASALLGVVTVCCAGVLQALLRAWQAGTALAEEQQTARFALDWMARRLRMAEEFREAAQDAVSFQADLTSLPGSELHRFCLDRGGGILREQIGADVSSTCNRGGPLNAQEGTRGVRILGLAFVYFDAENRRLGPLPLGSPDLGRIVRIRVEVTLDRGRSGRPGPERSLVVQGEAAVRGGR; the protein is encoded by the coding sequence ATGCGCGTGCGAGAGGCCGGCCTTACCCTGGTGGAATTGCTGGTGGCCTCGGCTCTGCTGGGCGTGGTCACGGTCTGCTGCGCGGGGGTCCTGCAGGCCCTGCTTCGCGCCTGGCAGGCGGGTACGGCCCTCGCGGAGGAGCAGCAGACGGCCCGATTTGCCCTGGACTGGATGGCGCGTCGGCTGCGCATGGCGGAGGAGTTCCGGGAAGCGGCCCAGGACGCGGTCTCCTTCCAGGCGGACCTCACTTCCCTGCCCGGATCGGAGCTCCACAGGTTCTGCCTGGATCGGGGAGGCGGGATCCTGCGGGAGCAGATCGGCGCGGACGTCTCCAGCACCTGCAACCGGGGAGGGCCGCTCAACGCACAGGAGGGGACGCGTGGCGTGCGCATCCTTGGACTGGCGTTCGTCTACTTCGACGCGGAGAACCGGCGTCTCGGACCCCTTCCGCTGGGCTCTCCGGATCTGGGGCGGATCGTCCGGATCCGGGTGGAGGTGACCCTCGATCGGGGCCGCTCGGGCCGGCCCGGGCCAGAACGGAGCCTCGTGGTGCAGGGCGAGGCCGCAGTTCGGGGGGGCCGGTGA
- a CDS encoding glycosyltransferase, whose product MAEGSAGRIWVLLPAYNEAGNLPELLASLDAVARTLPLHVLLVDDGSEDGTGAVAASWRGPCAPLVVAHDANRGLGAALRTGLSVLLDRCGDEDLVVTMDADGSHRPHQIPQLVEALREGADVAIASRYCRGSRVLGVPLPRRLLSRAARLLLSLRFPMRGVRDYTCGYRSYRAALLRRAQERYGERWILSSGFVATAELLLKLRPFRPAVREIPIELRYDLKRGKSKLPPLRTIRQYLQILTRIRDP is encoded by the coding sequence ATGGCGGAAGGGAGTGCGGGCAGGATCTGGGTGCTCCTGCCCGCCTACAACGAGGCCGGAAACCTCCCAGAACTGCTGGCCAGCCTGGACGCGGTGGCCCGCACGCTTCCCCTCCATGTGCTCCTGGTGGACGACGGAAGCGAGGACGGGACCGGAGCGGTGGCGGCCAGCTGGCGGGGACCTTGTGCGCCTCTCGTGGTGGCGCACGACGCCAACCGGGGCCTGGGTGCTGCCCTGCGCACGGGGCTATCCGTCCTCCTCGACCGGTGCGGGGATGAGGACCTGGTGGTCACCATGGACGCGGACGGCTCCCACCGGCCCCATCAGATCCCACAGCTGGTGGAGGCCCTTCGCGAAGGCGCAGACGTGGCCATCGCGAGCCGGTACTGCCGGGGAAGCCGCGTCCTCGGGGTTCCTCTTCCCCGCCGCCTGCTGAGCCGGGCGGCCCGCCTCCTCCTCTCCCTGCGATTCCCCATGAGGGGAGTACGGGACTACACCTGCGGCTACCGGTCCTACCGGGCGGCGTTGCTCCGGCGGGCGCAGGAACGGTACGGGGAGCGGTGGATCCTATCTTCCGGTTTTGTGGCCACCGCGGAGCTGCTCCTGAAGCTGCGGCCCTTCCGGCCCGCGGTCCGGGAGATCCCCATCGAGCTCCGCTACGACCTCAAGCGGGGCAAAAGCAAGCTTCCTCCCCTCCGCACCATCCGGCAGTACCTCCAGATCCTGACCAGGATCCGCGATCCCTGA
- a CDS encoding protoglobin domain-containing protein: MSIPGYTYGTAEVAQSPVSLEELRLLEGAVAWTEEDARYLRMAGDVLEDQVEEILDLWYGFVGSTPQLVHYFSDPQGQPISSYLAAVRKRFGQWILDTCRRPRDREWLNYQHEIALRHHRTKKNRTDGVVSPDHIPLRYVIALVAPIALTIKPFLGRKGHAPEEVERMHAAWVKAVVLQAALWSYPYAKEGDW, from the coding sequence GTGTCCATCCCAGGGTACACGTACGGGACCGCGGAGGTGGCTCAGAGCCCCGTCTCCTTGGAGGAGCTGCGCCTGCTTGAAGGGGCGGTGGCCTGGACCGAGGAGGATGCCCGCTACCTCCGCATGGCAGGGGATGTGCTGGAGGATCAGGTGGAGGAGATCCTGGACCTGTGGTACGGGTTTGTGGGATCCACCCCGCAGTTGGTCCACTACTTTTCGGATCCCCAAGGCCAGCCCATCTCCTCCTATCTGGCGGCCGTGCGCAAGCGCTTCGGGCAATGGATCCTGGACACCTGCCGCCGTCCGCGGGACCGGGAGTGGCTCAATTACCAGCATGAGATCGCCCTCCGGCACCACCGCACCAAGAAGAACCGCACGGACGGCGTGGTCTCCCCGGACCATATCCCCCTCCGGTACGTGATCGCCCTGGTGGCCCCCATCGCCCTGACCATCAAGCCGTTCCTGGGCCGCAAAGGGCACGCCCCCGAGGAGGTGGAGCGGATGCACGCCGCGTGGGTGAAGGCGGTGGTGTTACAGGCCGCCCTCTGGAGCTATCCCTACGCCAAGGAGGGGGACTGGTAG
- a CDS encoding response regulator transcription factor, with protein sequence MPIRVLLADDQVLTRQGLRALLSREPDIEVVAEASSGQEAVQLALRHRPDVVLMDIVMEGEDGIEATRAIKQSCPHTQILILTVYADQELFRRAVRAGAVGYVLKDISPQNLVNAIRAVYSGKTMVNPGILRQLVEDLYRRAEEGPWSARRMHGLTDREVDVLLGVASGLSDKEIAARLFLAESTVKTHLRSIYQKLGVRNRAQAAAWAVERGLVQSGPPSEVRTGTEPGPARIRKAQ encoded by the coding sequence ATGCCCATTCGAGTCCTGCTCGCTGACGACCAGGTCCTGACCCGGCAGGGGCTGCGGGCCCTCCTGAGCCGGGAACCGGACATCGAGGTGGTGGCGGAGGCCAGCAGCGGGCAGGAGGCGGTGCAGCTTGCCCTGCGCCACCGGCCGGACGTGGTGCTCATGGACATAGTGATGGAGGGCGAGGACGGCATCGAGGCTACCCGGGCCATCAAGCAGAGTTGCCCCCATACCCAGATCCTGATCCTGACCGTGTACGCGGACCAGGAGCTGTTCCGGCGTGCGGTGCGGGCGGGAGCCGTGGGATACGTGTTGAAGGACATCTCTCCCCAGAACCTGGTAAACGCCATCCGGGCCGTGTACAGTGGCAAGACCATGGTGAATCCCGGGATCCTGCGTCAGCTGGTGGAGGACCTCTACCGCCGGGCGGAGGAGGGTCCCTGGAGCGCCCGGCGGATGCACGGTCTCACGGACCGGGAGGTGGACGTGCTGCTGGGGGTGGCGAGCGGGCTGTCGGACAAGGAAATCGCCGCCAGGTTGTTCCTGGCGGAGTCCACGGTGAAGACCCACCTGCGGTCCATCTACCAGAAGCTGGGCGTGCGCAACCGGGCCCAAGCGGCCGCCTGGGCCGTGGAGAGGGGCCTGGTGCAGTCCGGGCCGCCCTCCGAGGTCCGGACCGGTACAGAGCCGGGCCCGGCCCGTATCCGAAAGGCCCAGTAG
- a CDS encoding histidine kinase: MTDQELLQYRLEVWRCLGALPDGFAVRQRIAGVLAEAVSADRVQVERRGHARSPVGSHRVRVNSAGGGRQDLWVERDRPLSQRERKRLRALWQEAEEVLEVSARSEEVAEGERHRQAVRLHQGPAQALVHALLALQLYRRETDRDPTAARKLLNEAVELVQLALDALREAIRALKCGEGAFCGMEQAIRDTWTRLRAFTGACLVLDLERPGDLPRQVEEGLAAVACEAIANAARHARASRIEVRMRQVRGTVTLEVLDDGKGMGIGAALRHTRRSFGLLLMEEQVARLRGRLRIRSGLWGTGIRVVVPLGERRRKPRGARNPEVMEMGRRHAHSSPAR; the protein is encoded by the coding sequence GTGACGGATCAGGAGCTGCTGCAGTACCGGCTGGAGGTCTGGCGATGCCTTGGGGCCCTGCCGGACGGCTTCGCTGTCCGGCAGCGGATCGCGGGCGTGCTCGCGGAGGCGGTTTCTGCGGATCGAGTGCAGGTGGAGCGGAGGGGGCATGCTCGGAGCCCGGTGGGATCCCACCGGGTGCGGGTGAATTCAGCTGGGGGAGGACGGCAGGACCTGTGGGTGGAGAGGGACCGCCCGCTGTCCCAACGGGAACGGAAGAGGCTCCGGGCCCTGTGGCAGGAGGCGGAGGAGGTGCTAGAGGTGTCCGCCCGGTCGGAGGAGGTGGCGGAGGGGGAACGCCACCGCCAAGCGGTCCGCCTCCACCAGGGCCCGGCTCAGGCCCTTGTCCACGCGCTGCTCGCCCTGCAGCTGTACCGGCGGGAGACCGACCGCGATCCCACCGCGGCACGGAAGTTGCTAAACGAGGCGGTGGAACTCGTGCAGCTGGCCCTGGACGCGCTCCGGGAGGCAATCCGTGCCCTAAAGTGCGGGGAAGGAGCGTTCTGTGGGATGGAGCAGGCCATACGGGATACGTGGACCCGGCTGCGGGCATTTACCGGAGCGTGCCTGGTGCTGGATCTGGAACGCCCCGGGGATCTGCCGCGGCAGGTGGAGGAAGGCTTAGCCGCGGTGGCGTGCGAGGCCATCGCCAACGCGGCCCGACATGCGCGGGCGAGCCGGATCGAGGTCCGGATGCGGCAGGTGCGGGGAACTGTAACCTTGGAAGTCCTTGATGACGGGAAGGGGATGGGAATCGGAGCGGCGCTGCGGCACACCCGGCGTTCCTTCGGTCTCCTGCTCATGGAGGAGCAGGTGGCGCGCCTGAGGGGCCGGCTGCGGATCCGCAGCGGCCTCTGGGGGACGGGAATCCGCGTGGTGGTGCCCCTAGGCGAGCGGAGGAGGAAGCCGCGAGGCGCGCGGAACCCTGAGGTCATGGAGATGGGGAGGCGGCATGCCCATTCGAGTCCTGCTCGCTGA
- a CDS encoding response regulator transcription factor, translating to MEKLRVLVVDDTTLVRQGLRSLLEQRERIDLVGEAASAQEAYELLEALRPDVVLLDQEMPGLDLAEAIRLFKSRLPEVEVIVLAEWADEERAFRALEAGATGYVLKDIHIENLVRAIEGVTSGRTLIHPRITRQLVERFRLLMRERQDQNGSTLGGLTSRELEILLHMVKGATDREIANRMYLSATTVKSHIRSIFRKIGARNRTQAVAYALRNGWHLRPEYGPGPSQGNGESHGG from the coding sequence GTGGAGAAGCTGCGGGTTCTGGTGGTGGACGATACAACTCTGGTCCGGCAGGGGCTGCGGAGCCTGCTGGAGCAGCGGGAGCGGATTGATCTTGTGGGAGAGGCGGCAAGCGCGCAGGAGGCTTACGAGCTGCTGGAGGCCCTGCGGCCGGACGTGGTCCTCCTGGACCAGGAGATGCCGGGTCTGGATCTGGCTGAGGCCATCCGCCTGTTTAAGAGCCGGCTCCCGGAGGTAGAGGTGATCGTGCTTGCGGAGTGGGCGGACGAGGAGCGGGCCTTCCGGGCCCTCGAAGCGGGGGCCACCGGGTACGTGCTGAAGGACATCCACATCGAGAACCTGGTTCGGGCCATCGAAGGGGTCACGAGCGGCCGAACCCTCATCCATCCCCGTATCACCCGACAGCTGGTGGAGCGGTTCCGGCTCCTCATGCGGGAGCGCCAGGACCAGAACGGATCCACCCTCGGCGGGCTCACCAGCCGGGAGCTGGAGATCCTGCTCCATATGGTGAAAGGGGCCACGGACCGGGAGATCGCAAACCGCATGTACCTGAGCGCCACCACGGTGAAAAGCCACATCCGGTCCATCTTCCGGAAGATCGGGGCCCGAAACCGCACGCAGGCAGTGGCCTACGCCCTGCGCAACGGCTGGCACCTCCGACCCGAGTATGGGCCGGGTCCTTCGCAGGGCAATGGGGAATCCCATGGAGGCTAG